One Amblyomma americanum isolate KBUSLIRL-KWMA chromosome 8, ASM5285725v1, whole genome shotgun sequence DNA window includes the following coding sequences:
- the LOC144101621 gene encoding uncharacterized protein LOC144101621: MTSVANVAQPAALFRPPYYDVTAPPAYNFAALGQNCSPAQVIAQVMTHEIVERCHEDPAVAERWRRFWEHTDTVDADSIYCLRAGHVKNDTWRQTRLTEGELADRATLEQAVSSMIAYLAFLGTRRQDFNRENGRMGQLPGVELSSTQLFFVLHCALRYGIGGGVLTLPADQLCMVVYNTRKQTTDKPCAQLGGREIPNECRFI, translated from the exons ATGACATCGGTGGCCAATGTGGCACAGCCGGCTGCCTTATTCCGGCCTCCCTACTATGACGTCACAGCTCCACCGGCGTACAACTTCGCCGCACTGGGGCAG AACTGTTCACCTGCACAAGTGATCGCACAAGTGATGACGCACGAAATTGTAGAGCGGTGCCACGAAGACCCGGCAGTGGCTGAACGCTGGCGGCGATTCTGGGAGCACACGGACACCGTCGACGCCGACAGCATATACTGCCTGCGTGCCGGCCACGTTAAG AACGACACCTGGCGGCAGACGAGGCTGACCGAGGGTGAGCTGGCCGACAGGGCGACCCTTGAGCAGGCCGTCAGTTCCATGATTGCCTACCTGGCATTCCTGGGTACCCGGCGCCAAGACTTTAACCGCGAGAACGGCCGGATGGGGCAGCTGCCGGGAGTCGAACTCTCAAGCACGCAGCTCTTTTTCGTCCTGCACTGTGCGCTCCGCTACGGAATAGGAGGCGGTGTCCTAACTCTGCCCGCCGATCAGCTCTGCATGGTCGTGTACAACACGCGAAAGCAGACCACGGACAAACCGTGCGCGCAGCTTGGCGGCAGAGAAATTCCGAATGAATGCCGATTTATATGA
- the LOC144101623 gene encoding uncharacterized protein LOC144101623: MRINRKLKQLWNTAAFESEEKLLRRVYRAERVWECEHTRRIRQLDSIHRRRMLVQDPEVRSRSASGSERFCWSFDRARLPAMAAALQVVGTQGVSTHEDMKRTLFSIFVASFAAVYITSAEEEADPEFSRMIRKHFCKLSPGDKKTVCLCIAYTMKKAIPRGPEDAHQLSTEEDTSASSEKDTSASSEEYTSASSEDYTYASSEGYTSASSEDYTYASSEGYTYASSEGYRSASSEEKGNDLEDSEQERYDYEGYGYAYPEPEVEDHGEPQPEINRPEKPEDEVNDPKESEQEVKDLEEYFETACGTRVSEPLFPELRTQTKYSHCSANSPNEGDEMES; the protein is encoded by the exons ATGAGGATAAATAGAAAACTGAAACAACTTTGGAACACCGCTGCATTCGAGAGTGAAGAGAAGCTCCTACGCAGGGTATATCGCGCCGAGCGCGTATGGGAATGTGAGCACACTCGCCGCATTCGGCAACTGGACAGCATTCACCGTCGCCGCATGTTGGTGCAGGATCCCGAAGTGCGCTCTCGAAGTGCTTCCGGCAGCGAGAGGTTTTGTTGGAGCTTTGACCGTGCCCGTTTGCCTGCCATGGCCGCCGCCCTGCAAGTG GTAGGAACTCAAGGCGTGTCTACACATGAAGATATGAAGAGGACTTTGTTCTCGATTTTTGTGGCTTCTTTTGCTGCAGTCTATATTACATCAGCCGAAGAAGAAGCCGACCCAGAATTTTCTCGGATGATAAGGAAGCATTTCTGTA AACTTTCACCTGGCGACAAAAAGACCGTTTGTCTTTGCATTGCATATACAATGAAAAAG GCTATCCCCCGAGGGCCAGAGGATGCCCATCAGCTTTCAACAGAAGAGGACACATCAGCCTCATCAGAGAAGGACACATCAGCCTCATCAGAAGAGTACACATCAGCCTCATCAGAAGATTACACATATGCCTCGTCAGAAGGGTACACATCAGCCTCATCAGAAGATTACACATATGCCTCATCAGAAGGGTACACATATGCCTCATCAGAAGGGTACAGATCAGCCTCATCAGAAGAGAAAGGGAATGACTTGGAAGATTCAGAACAGGAAAGATATGACTACGAAGGATATGGCTATGCATATCCAGAACCGGAAGTAGAAGACCATGGAGAACCACAACCAGAAATAAATAGACCGGAAAAACCGGAAGATGAAGTGAATGACCCGAAAGAATCAGAACAAGAAGTGAAAGACTTGGAAGAATATTTTGAAACTGCATGTGGTACAAGAGTAAGTGAACCCTTATTTCCTGAACTCCGCACGCAAACCAAGTACTCACACTGTTCAGCAAACTCGCCTAATGAGGGGGATGAAATGGAAAGCTGA